From Rutidosis leptorrhynchoides isolate AG116_Rl617_1_P2 chromosome 3, CSIRO_AGI_Rlap_v1, whole genome shotgun sequence, a single genomic window includes:
- the LOC139898875 gene encoding uncharacterized protein — MIPHPPTPPYHSVFYIIFFLLLFYIVSQRHKYTFSLFICLLKMCDQMMLHYPQKPLENRWKPSVEIAPNCPRCASPNTKFCYYNNYSLSQPRYFCKGCRRYWTKGGSLRNVPVGGGCRKNRRSRPARNSSQVGIGSSGYVNNPSFSGDSTNESPERANINLADVFAKFLNQNSDQQNDQEVVGNDSSSRSGVQFCDMSEENDFNNLAIPPYSGEDNEIEEFMVQNTNLLELQDILNEDISWTHDNTNTFSSFSWKQDFEPLVCNKDDLNITADVVTNDWSSTQLDLPSDGNFFQSF, encoded by the coding sequence ATGATACCCCACCCCCCTACGCCACCATATCATTCAGTCTTCTATATaatcttcttcttattattattttacatagttTCTCAAAGGCACAAATACACTTTTTCTCTCTTCATTTGCTTATTAAAAATGTGTGACCAAATGATGCTACACTACCCACAAAAACCATTGGAAAATAGGTGGAAACCAAGTGTTGAAATTGCACCTAATTGTCCAAGATGTGCATCACCCAACACTAAGTTTTGTTACTACAACAATTATAGTTTGTCACAACCTAGGTACTTTTGTAAAGGTTGTAGAAGGTATTGGACCAAAGGTGGGTCCCTTCGAAATGTTCCGGTTGGCGGTGGGTGTAGAAAAAACAGGCGTTCTCGACCAGCGCGAAATTCATCACAAGTCGGGATTGGTAGCTCGGGTTATGTAAATAACCCTAGTTTTAGTGGTGACTCAACAAATGAGTCACCAGAACGAGCTAATATCAATCTGGCCGACGTGTTTGcaaaatttttgaatcaaaattccgATCAACAAAATGATCAAGAGGTTGTAGGTAATGATTCTTCTAGCAGATCCGGCGTGCAATTTTGTGATATGTCTGAAGAAAATGATTTCAACAACTTGGCGATTCCTCCATATTCGGGTGAAGACAATGAAATTGAAGAGTTTATGGTTCAAAACACTAATCTTCTTGAGTTACAAGATATACTTAATGAAGATATATCTTGGACACATGATAATACTAATACATTTTCAAGTTTCTCATGGAAACAAGATTTTGAACCCTTAGTTTGCAACAAAGATGATTTGAACATTACCGCTGATGTGGTTACCAACGATTGGAGCTCAACGCAGTTGGATCTGCCATCGGACGGGAATTTTTTTCAAAGCTTTTAA